The Streptomyces sp. P9-A4 genome contains a region encoding:
- a CDS encoding SDR family NAD(P)-dependent oxidoreductase: MIRHARIEATPSPLADAVAVVGLSCRFPGGASPEEFWDLLRSGRDAIAEPPADRAHLAALEDGSPRPGGFLPQVDTFDAEFFGISPREAAAMDPQQRLALELAWEALEDAGVVPATLAGTSTGVFVGAIADDYAALTHAAGPGATSAHTVTGLHRGIIANRISYALGLQGPSMVVDTAQSSSLVAVQLACESLRRGESVVALAGGVNLNLAPESTHALAAFGSLSPDGRCYALDARANGYVRGEGGGVVALKLLSRAIADGDRIHCLLHGGAIGSDGASETLPTPNGKAQERVIRAAWADACIPLEQAQYIEIHGSGTRVGDPIEASALGAVFASSRTPGNPLALGSVKTNIGHLEGASGIAGLVKTILCLKEREVVPTLNYQTPNPGIAFDELRLAAVTEAGAWPNPDGPLFAGVTSVGMGGTNCHLVLGEWPGTAAGNIENKPEQNPERAGVSDVRESVPWVLSGRGDKALRAQAARLRDHLAAHPDAGAVEIARALAHDRTVFSHRAVLVGADRSELLTALDAVADSGVTASAVTGSSHRAAREAVFVFPGQGSQWAGMAAELLDSAPVFARVVEDCERALRPYRDWSLTDVLRGRPGAPALDRDDVVQPALWAVMVGLAALWREAGVEPAAVVGHSQGEIAAATVSGALSLDDAARLIAVRSAALGALAGLGGGMLTVSLPADRVREDLAAHPQLSVAAVNSPGMTVVAGDGAALDALAARYGEDVRTRRVPVAYASHSPHVDAVRDALLADLAGIAPRPGSVPLHSTVTATEVEGSELDVDYWYRNLREPVRFAPAVRALLDAGHELFIEMSPHPVLALAVQQTAEAADLPVTALGTLRRGEGGPRRLTLAFGEAFCHGAEVDWSAVLPAAPAARTELPTYAFQRRRHWITARPGAARVAPPSADTLPTPPAEAYQDDPADGDGTEAIRSLTGPAALELVRAHSAAVLGYDSPAEIEPRRTFKELGIDSAMVVELRDRLVAATGRKLSTTVVYDHPSPAALAALLADERQDTAAPEAGPDQDDPVVIVGIGCRFPGGVDSPEALWRVVAEQRDVISGFPADRGWDLDGLYHPDPAHVGTTYVRNGGFLEGAAEFDAELFGISPREALAMDPQQRAFLEVCWQALERAGIAPDSLRGTQAGVFAGVMAQEYGPRLGEAGVGAAGFGLTGTTSSVASGRVAYTLGLQGPALTVDTACSSSLVALHLAVRAVRSGECSLALAGGVTIMSTPGIFVEFSRQRGLAEDGRCKSFSADADGTAWAEGVGVLVVERLSDARRLGHDVLAVVAGTAVNQDGASNGLTAPSGPAQERVIRAAVQDAGVSFSGVDAVEAHGTGTVLGDPIEAQALLATYGTERDGQPLLLGSLKSNLGHAQAAAGVGGVIKMVMALRHGQLPASLNVGKPSKLVDWEAGGVEILTEPRPWPATDDRVRRAGVSSFGISGTNAHVILAEAPAPQAAAEPLATGPDAATPLWVLSGRTEPALRAQATALAGALDTLGDVTDGDLGRALATTRTALDHRAAVTAEDRAEAVAALTALGRGEPHSALTVGAARPDDGLAYLFTGQGSQRVGMGKELYESEPVFAAALDEVCAELDARRASVPGTPPIREVMFHDAEALDRTENTQSALFALQVALFRLLEHRGLAPDAVLGHSIGEFAAAHVAGILTLADACTLVAARGRLMQALPAGGAMVAVRASQDEVSVLLEGRGHEVSIAAVNGPTAVVVSGDVEAVEEVAGVFAAAGHKTRRLVVSHAFHSHRMDGMLDAFAAVTAEVRYAQPRVTMVSTVTGGPVDITADYWVRQVRREVRMSDGLATLHELGMRTFLELGPDGVLSALGQDCLDDEALAFVPVLRRGRPERRTLSQALGALHVRGRSPDWHAVFGPGRTPGLPTYAFQRERYWLTAQGAQGAAGHPMLGPVVELAESGQAVLTARLGRRTHPWLADHAVLGSVLLPGTAFLELAARAGAQTGVPHVAELTLVAPLVIPAEGRAEVQVVVAAPGDDGQRALTVHARSETPDGATEPWTLHATGALAPHDGSPAKAAGRPDGGTEPLPVEGCYEDLAAAGYAYGPVFQGLRAAWRQGEADLLAEVALPSSVTDAGSYGMHPALLDAALHPIVMTALSDGERRLLPFSWRGVTIRQPGARSALALIANTGQDTVSLTLLDESRAVVAEIEELVLRPVSDEVAVPRSLHRLDWKPVTAERESSPSAVVLGSADLGVGQAYADLAALGRSLDAGHPAPEVVFAPLVELAGSMDGVAPDSAPAAVHRALAVLQAWLVDDRFADSRLVLVTRAAVATEPDADVDPDVAAVWGLARSARTENPGRIGLLDVESAADCRTALPLIGTEPQLAVREGSLLVPRLVRATADGALVPPAGVSAWRLAVRDRGTLDHLTLDPCPEALAPLAAGEVRISVRAAGVNFRDVLNTLGLYPGDPGLLGLEGAGVVTEVGPGVVGLGVGDRVMGLLSGAFGPVAVADHRRVAAMPADWSYAQAASAPIVFLTAYHALVDLAGLAEGERVLIHAAAGGVGMAAVQLARHLGAEVYGTAGPGKWDALRGLGLEGANLASSRTLDFETAFGAATGGRGMDVVLNSLAGEFVDASLRLLPHGGRFVEMGKTDLRDPERVAADHPGVDYGFFDLLQEPTERIAALLSDVLTLLSSGALTPLPVSTWDVRRAPEAFRHVSQAKHIGKVVLTLPAALDPDGTVLVTGATGALGGLVARHLVTEHGARRLLLVSRRGPEAPGAGELASELAELGAEATVAACDTADRDALAELLNGVRLTAVVHAAGVLDDGVVTALTPERLNTVLAAKAVAARNLHELTLDQDLAAFVLFSSVMGVIGGPGQGNYAAANAYLDALAQYRRVRRLPALSLAWGMWSDTAGRPGAAGMAGALSEADRVRIARTGLAPIDRAEGLALLDAALRTDVAALVPAPLDRAALGALGDQLPTVLRDLAPVAVRPAQAPTAATAPTTGTLRDRLAVLSPPEREELLLDLVRVQTAAVLGRSSAAGVPADRPFKDLGCDSLTLVELRNRLQTGSGLRLPATFLFNYPTPLAVVAQLHSELAPDDEDSDDTTDSTDATGGKAVPGLIELGRLEATLAELPDDTQDDIRDEIVQRLQALVARVPAQRAPAHDIDLTERVQSASVDELLAFIDSEL; this comes from the coding sequence ATGATCCGCCATGCCCGGATTGAGGCGACACCATCACCTTTGGCCGATGCGGTTGCCGTCGTCGGTCTTTCCTGCCGTTTTCCCGGTGGCGCGAGCCCCGAGGAATTCTGGGACCTTCTCAGGTCCGGTCGCGACGCCATTGCGGAACCACCCGCGGATCGCGCCCATCTCGCCGCATTAGAAGACGGTTCACCGCGCCCCGGAGGCTTTCTGCCCCAGGTCGACACCTTCGATGCCGAGTTCTTCGGGATATCCCCGCGCGAGGCCGCCGCGATGGATCCGCAGCAGCGGCTCGCGCTCGAACTCGCCTGGGAGGCCCTTGAGGACGCCGGGGTCGTCCCGGCCACGCTCGCCGGCACCTCCACCGGCGTCTTCGTCGGCGCGATCGCCGACGACTACGCGGCCCTGACCCACGCGGCCGGCCCCGGCGCCACCTCCGCGCACACCGTCACCGGCCTCCACCGCGGCATCATCGCCAACCGGATCTCCTACGCCCTCGGCCTCCAGGGCCCCAGCATGGTGGTCGACACCGCGCAGTCGTCCTCGCTGGTCGCGGTGCAGTTGGCCTGCGAGAGCCTGCGTCGCGGCGAGTCCGTCGTGGCACTGGCCGGCGGTGTCAACCTCAACCTCGCGCCGGAGAGCACCCACGCCCTGGCGGCCTTCGGCAGCCTCTCGCCCGACGGGCGATGTTACGCACTCGACGCCCGGGCGAACGGCTACGTCCGGGGCGAGGGGGGCGGCGTGGTCGCGCTGAAACTCCTCAGCCGGGCGATCGCGGACGGCGACCGCATCCACTGTCTGCTGCACGGTGGGGCCATCGGCAGCGACGGAGCGAGCGAGACCCTCCCCACCCCGAACGGAAAAGCCCAGGAGCGCGTCATACGCGCTGCCTGGGCCGACGCTTGTATACCGTTGGAACAAGCGCAGTACATAGAAATACACGGCTCGGGAACCCGCGTCGGTGATCCCATAGAAGCTTCCGCCCTGGGCGCCGTATTCGCTTCGTCCCGTACTCCCGGCAATCCCCTCGCGCTCGGTTCCGTCAAGACGAACATCGGACACCTGGAAGGCGCTTCGGGCATAGCGGGGCTGGTCAAGACCATCCTCTGCCTCAAAGAGCGGGAAGTCGTTCCAACCCTCAACTACCAAACGCCCAATCCGGGCATCGCATTCGATGAACTGAGGCTCGCCGCCGTCACCGAGGCAGGTGCGTGGCCGAATCCCGACGGGCCGCTCTTCGCGGGTGTGACCTCGGTCGGAATGGGTGGAACCAACTGCCACCTGGTACTCGGCGAGTGGCCGGGAACCGCCGCCGGGAACATCGAGAACAAGCCAGAGCAGAACCCTGAGCGCGCCGGCGTGTCGGACGTACGCGAATCCGTCCCCTGGGTGCTTTCCGGGCGCGGTGACAAGGCGCTGCGCGCCCAGGCCGCCCGGCTGCGCGACCACCTCGCCGCACACCCGGACGCGGGCGCCGTCGAGATCGCCCGGGCCCTCGCCCACGACCGCACCGTATTCAGCCACCGGGCGGTACTGGTCGGCGCCGACCGGAGCGAACTGCTGACCGCCCTGGACGCCGTCGCCGACTCCGGCGTCACCGCGTCCGCGGTCACCGGCAGCAGCCACCGGGCCGCCCGCGAGGCCGTTTTCGTCTTCCCCGGCCAGGGTTCGCAGTGGGCCGGCATGGCCGCCGAACTCCTGGACAGCGCCCCCGTCTTCGCCCGGGTCGTCGAGGACTGCGAGCGCGCGCTGCGCCCGTACCGCGACTGGTCGCTCACCGATGTGCTGCGCGGACGCCCCGGCGCCCCCGCCCTCGACCGCGACGACGTCGTGCAGCCCGCCCTGTGGGCCGTGATGGTCGGTCTCGCCGCGCTGTGGCGGGAGGCGGGTGTCGAACCGGCCGCGGTCGTCGGTCACTCCCAGGGCGAGATCGCCGCCGCCACCGTCAGCGGCGCCCTGAGCCTCGACGACGCGGCCCGGCTGATCGCCGTGCGCAGCGCCGCCCTCGGCGCGCTCGCCGGACTCGGCGGCGGCATGCTCACCGTGTCGCTGCCCGCCGACCGCGTCCGCGAAGACCTCGCCGCCCACCCGCAGTTGAGCGTGGCCGCCGTCAACTCGCCCGGCATGACCGTGGTCGCCGGTGACGGCGCCGCCCTGGACGCACTCGCCGCGCGGTACGGCGAGGACGTCCGCACCCGGCGCGTCCCGGTCGCCTACGCCTCGCACAGCCCGCACGTCGACGCCGTGCGCGACGCGCTCCTCGCGGACCTCGCCGGGATCGCCCCGCGCCCCGGGAGCGTGCCGCTGCACTCGACCGTGACCGCCACGGAGGTCGAAGGCTCCGAGCTGGACGTCGACTACTGGTACCGGAACCTGCGGGAACCCGTACGGTTCGCTCCGGCCGTCCGGGCCCTGCTCGACGCGGGCCACGAGCTGTTCATCGAGATGAGCCCCCACCCGGTGCTCGCGCTCGCCGTCCAGCAGACCGCGGAGGCCGCGGACCTGCCGGTCACCGCGCTGGGCACGCTGCGGCGCGGCGAGGGCGGCCCGCGACGGCTGACGCTCGCGTTCGGCGAGGCGTTCTGCCACGGCGCGGAGGTGGACTGGTCCGCCGTCCTGCCCGCCGCCCCGGCCGCCCGCACCGAGCTTCCGACGTACGCCTTCCAGCGGCGCCGCCACTGGATCACCGCGCGGCCCGGCGCCGCCCGTGTCGCCCCGCCGTCGGCCGACACCTTGCCGACGCCCCCGGCCGAGGCGTACCAGGACGACCCCGCCGACGGGGACGGGACCGAGGCGATCCGCTCGCTGACCGGCCCGGCCGCCCTGGAGCTGGTACGGGCGCACAGCGCCGCCGTCCTCGGCTACGACTCCCCCGCCGAGATCGAACCCCGGCGGACCTTCAAGGAGTTGGGCATCGACTCGGCGATGGTCGTCGAGCTGCGCGACCGGCTCGTCGCCGCCACCGGCCGCAAGCTCTCCACCACGGTGGTGTACGACCACCCCAGCCCCGCCGCGCTGGCCGCGCTGCTCGCCGACGAGCGGCAGGACACGGCGGCCCCCGAAGCGGGTCCCGATCAGGACGACCCCGTCGTGATCGTCGGCATCGGCTGCCGCTTCCCGGGCGGCGTGGACTCGCCCGAGGCCCTGTGGCGGGTCGTCGCCGAGCAGCGCGACGTGATCTCCGGCTTCCCCGCCGACCGCGGCTGGGACCTCGACGGTCTCTACCACCCGGACCCCGCGCATGTGGGCACCACCTACGTGCGCAACGGTGGCTTCCTCGAAGGCGCCGCGGAGTTCGACGCCGAACTGTTCGGGATCTCGCCGCGCGAGGCGCTGGCGATGGACCCGCAGCAGCGCGCCTTCCTCGAAGTGTGCTGGCAGGCCCTTGAGCGGGCCGGAATCGCCCCGGACTCCTTGCGCGGCACCCAGGCAGGGGTGTTCGCCGGTGTGATGGCCCAGGAGTACGGTCCGCGGCTCGGAGAGGCGGGTGTGGGCGCCGCCGGCTTCGGTCTGACGGGAACCACGTCCAGTGTGGCGTCGGGCCGGGTGGCCTACACGCTCGGCCTCCAGGGCCCGGCACTGACCGTGGACACCGCCTGCTCGTCATCGCTCGTCGCCCTGCACCTCGCGGTCCGCGCGGTGCGGTCCGGTGAGTGCTCGCTCGCCCTCGCGGGCGGCGTGACGATCATGTCGACGCCCGGCATCTTCGTGGAGTTCTCGCGTCAGCGGGGCCTCGCGGAGGACGGCCGCTGCAAGTCCTTCTCCGCCGACGCCGACGGCACGGCGTGGGCGGAGGGTGTCGGTGTCCTCGTCGTGGAGCGGCTCTCGGACGCCCGGCGCCTCGGACACGACGTACTCGCCGTCGTCGCCGGAACCGCCGTCAACCAGGACGGCGCCTCCAACGGGCTCACCGCGCCCAGCGGCCCGGCCCAGGAGCGGGTGATCCGCGCCGCCGTCCAGGACGCCGGGGTGTCCTTCTCGGGTGTCGACGCGGTCGAGGCCCACGGCACCGGCACCGTCCTCGGCGACCCGATCGAGGCCCAGGCCCTGCTCGCCACCTACGGCACCGAGCGCGACGGACAGCCCCTGCTGCTCGGCTCCCTCAAGTCCAACCTCGGGCACGCCCAGGCGGCGGCAGGCGTCGGCGGCGTCATCAAGATGGTCATGGCCCTGCGCCACGGGCAGCTGCCCGCCTCGCTGAACGTGGGCAAGCCCAGCAAGCTCGTCGACTGGGAAGCGGGCGGCGTCGAGATCCTCACCGAGCCCCGCCCCTGGCCCGCCACCGACGACAGGGTCCGCAGGGCCGGTGTGTCCTCCTTCGGCATCAGCGGCACCAACGCCCACGTCATCCTCGCCGAAGCCCCCGCCCCGCAGGCCGCCGCCGAGCCGCTCGCCACCGGCCCCGACGCCGCCACCCCGCTGTGGGTGCTGTCCGGCCGTACCGAACCGGCGCTGCGCGCCCAGGCCACCGCCCTCGCCGGCGCCCTGGACACCCTCGGCGACGTGACCGACGGCGACCTCGGCCGCGCCCTCGCCACCACCCGTACCGCCCTCGACCACCGTGCGGCGGTCACCGCCGAGGACCGGGCCGAGGCCGTCGCGGCGCTCACCGCGCTCGGCCGGGGCGAACCGCACTCCGCCCTCACCGTCGGGGCGGCACGCCCCGACGACGGACTCGCCTACCTGTTCACCGGGCAGGGCAGTCAACGTGTGGGAATGGGCAAGGAGTTGTACGAGAGCGAGCCGGTCTTCGCCGCAGCCCTGGACGAGGTGTGCGCCGAACTGGACGCCCGCCGCGCGTCCGTGCCCGGCACGCCGCCGATCCGCGAGGTGATGTTCCACGACGCCGAGGCCCTCGACCGGACCGAGAACACGCAGAGCGCCCTCTTCGCCCTCCAGGTGGCGTTGTTCCGGCTGCTCGAACACCGGGGCCTGGCTCCGGACGCCGTACTCGGCCACTCCATCGGTGAGTTCGCCGCCGCCCATGTCGCCGGGATCCTCACCCTGGCCGACGCCTGCACCCTGGTCGCCGCACGCGGCCGTCTCATGCAGGCCCTGCCGGCCGGCGGCGCGATGGTGGCCGTCCGGGCGTCGCAGGACGAGGTCTCCGTCCTCCTCGAAGGCCGCGGCCACGAGGTGAGCATCGCCGCGGTCAACGGCCCCACGGCCGTCGTCGTCTCCGGTGACGTCGAGGCCGTCGAGGAGGTCGCCGGGGTCTTCGCCGCCGCCGGCCACAAGACGCGCAGGCTCGTCGTCAGTCACGCCTTCCACTCCCACCGCATGGACGGGATGCTCGACGCGTTCGCGGCCGTCACGGCCGAAGTGCGGTACGCGCAGCCGCGCGTCACCATGGTGTCCACCGTCACCGGTGGGCCCGTCGACATCACCGCCGACTACTGGGTCCGGCAGGTGCGCCGGGAAGTGCGGATGTCCGACGGCCTCGCCACGCTCCACGAGCTGGGGATGCGGACCTTCCTCGAACTCGGCCCGGACGGTGTGCTGTCGGCCCTCGGCCAGGACTGTCTCGACGACGAAGCGCTGGCGTTCGTCCCGGTGCTGCGGCGCGGGCGGCCCGAGCGCCGCACCCTGTCCCAGGCACTCGGCGCCCTGCACGTCCGGGGCCGAAGCCCCGACTGGCACGCCGTGTTCGGCCCCGGACGGACGCCCGGCCTGCCCACGTACGCGTTCCAGCGGGAGCGCTACTGGCTGACCGCGCAGGGTGCCCAGGGAGCGGCCGGGCACCCGATGCTCGGCCCCGTCGTCGAACTCGCCGAATCCGGGCAGGCCGTACTGACCGCCCGGCTCGGCAGGCGTACCCATCCCTGGCTGGCCGACCACGCCGTCCTCGGATCCGTCCTGCTGCCCGGCACCGCGTTCCTGGAACTCGCCGCCCGCGCCGGCGCGCAGACCGGTGTGCCGCACGTCGCCGAACTCACCCTGGTCGCGCCCCTGGTGATCCCGGCGGAGGGCCGCGCCGAGGTGCAGGTGGTCGTGGCCGCGCCCGGCGACGACGGTCAGCGCGCGCTGACCGTGCACGCCCGCTCCGAGACTCCGGACGGCGCCACCGAGCCGTGGACCCTGCACGCCACCGGCGCGCTCGCCCCGCACGACGGCTCTCCCGCGAAGGCAGCGGGCCGGCCCGACGGCGGGACCGAGCCGCTGCCCGTGGAGGGCTGCTACGAGGATCTGGCCGCCGCCGGATATGCCTACGGCCCGGTGTTCCAGGGCCTGCGCGCCGCCTGGCGACAGGGAGAGGCGGACCTGCTCGCCGAGGTCGCCCTGCCGTCGTCCGTCACCGACGCCGGTTCCTACGGGATGCACCCGGCGCTGCTCGACGCGGCCCTGCACCCGATCGTGATGACCGCGCTGTCCGACGGTGAGCGCCGTCTCCTGCCCTTCTCCTGGCGGGGTGTGACCATCCGTCAGCCCGGCGCCCGAAGCGCTCTCGCCCTGATCGCGAACACCGGCCAGGACACCGTCTCGCTGACCCTGCTCGACGAGTCCCGCGCGGTGGTCGCCGAGATCGAGGAGCTGGTACTGCGCCCGGTGAGCGACGAAGTGGCCGTTCCCCGGTCGCTCCACCGCCTGGACTGGAAGCCGGTCACGGCGGAGCGGGAATCGTCCCCGTCGGCCGTCGTCCTGGGCTCCGCCGACCTCGGTGTCGGGCAGGCTTACGCCGATCTGGCGGCGCTCGGGCGGTCCCTCGACGCGGGCCACCCGGCGCCCGAGGTCGTCTTCGCCCCGCTCGTAGAACTCGCGGGCTCCATGGACGGCGTGGCGCCCGACAGTGCGCCCGCCGCCGTGCACCGTGCGCTCGCCGTGCTCCAGGCATGGCTGGTCGACGACCGGTTCGCGGACTCCCGGCTCGTGCTCGTCACCCGGGCCGCCGTGGCCACGGAACCGGACGCCGACGTCGACCCCGACGTGGCCGCCGTGTGGGGTCTGGCGCGCTCGGCCCGGACGGAGAACCCCGGGCGGATCGGTCTGCTCGACGTGGAGTCGGCCGCCGACTGCCGTACCGCACTGCCGTTGATCGGCACCGAACCCCAACTCGCCGTACGAGAGGGATCGTTGCTGGTCCCTCGGCTCGTCCGGGCGACGGCCGACGGAGCCCTCGTCCCCCCTGCCGGGGTGTCCGCCTGGCGCCTCGCGGTACGCGACCGGGGGACGCTCGACCATCTGACGCTCGACCCCTGCCCGGAGGCCCTGGCCCCGCTGGCAGCGGGCGAGGTCCGTATCTCCGTGCGCGCCGCGGGCGTCAACTTCCGCGACGTGCTGAACACCCTCGGCCTGTACCCCGGCGACCCCGGCCTGCTGGGCCTCGAAGGGGCCGGTGTGGTCACCGAGGTCGGGCCGGGCGTCGTCGGGCTGGGCGTCGGGGACCGGGTGATGGGTCTGCTCTCCGGGGCGTTCGGCCCGGTGGCCGTCGCCGACCACCGGCGGGTCGCCGCCATGCCGGCCGACTGGTCGTACGCCCAGGCGGCGTCCGCGCCCATCGTGTTCCTGACCGCGTACCACGCCCTCGTCGACCTGGCGGGTCTGGCGGAGGGCGAGCGCGTCCTGATCCACGCCGCCGCCGGTGGCGTCGGCATGGCCGCCGTCCAGCTGGCCCGGCACCTGGGTGCCGAGGTCTACGGCACGGCGGGTCCTGGCAAGTGGGACGCCCTGCGTGGCCTCGGCCTGGAGGGGGCGAACCTGGCGTCGTCCCGCACCCTGGACTTCGAGACCGCGTTCGGCGCGGCCACCGGTGGCCGTGGCATGGACGTCGTACTGAACTCGCTCGCGGGTGAGTTCGTGGACGCTTCCCTGCGGCTGCTGCCGCACGGCGGTCGGTTCGTGGAGATGGGCAAGACGGATCTGCGCGACCCGGAGCGGGTGGCGGCCGACCACCCCGGGGTGGACTACGGATTCTTCGACCTGCTCCAGGAGCCGACGGAGCGGATCGCCGCACTCCTGTCGGACGTACTGACGTTGCTGTCCTCGGGGGCGCTGACGCCGCTGCCGGTCAGCACGTGGGACGTCCGCCGGGCGCCGGAGGCGTTCCGTCACGTCAGCCAGGCCAAGCACATCGGCAAGGTCGTCCTGACACTGCCGGCGGCGCTCGACCCGGACGGCACGGTGCTGGTCACCGGGGCCACCGGTGCGCTCGGCGGGCTGGTCGCGCGGCATCTGGTCACCGAGCACGGCGCCCGCCGTCTGCTCCTGGTCAGCCGTCGTGGCCCCGAAGCCCCGGGTGCCGGTGAACTGGCTTCTGAACTCGCCGAGTTGGGTGCGGAGGCGACTGTCGCCGCCTGTGACACCGCCGACCGTGACGCGCTCGCGGAGCTGCTGAACGGCGTACGGCTCACCGCCGTCGTCCATGCCGCGGGCGTGCTCGACGACGGTGTGGTCACCGCGCTCACCCCCGAACGCCTGAACACGGTGCTCGCCGCGAAGGCGGTGGCGGCCCGGAACCTCCACGAGCTGACCCTGGACCAGGACCTGGCGGCGTTCGTCCTCTTCTCCTCCGTCATGGGGGTCATCGGTGGCCCCGGCCAGGGCAACTACGCCGCCGCCAACGCCTACCTGGACGCGCTGGCCCAGTACCGCAGGGTGCGTCGTCTACCGGCGCTGTCCCTGGCCTGGGGCATGTGGTCGGACACGGCGGGGAGGCCGGGTGCCGCCGGTATGGCGGGCGCCCTGTCCGAGGCCGACCGGGTAAGGATCGCCAGAACCGGACTCGCGCCCATCGACCGGGCGGAGGGCCTGGCCCTGCTCGACGCGGCTCTCCGCACGGACGTCGCGGCGCTCGTACCCGCTCCCCTGGACCGTGCCGCGCTGGGCGCACTCGGGGACCAACTGCCCACCGTGCTGCGGGACCTGGCTCCGGTGGCGGTCCGGCCGGCCCAGGCGCCGACGGCCGCGACGGCCCCGACGACCGGGACCCTGCGCGACCGGCTCGCCGTACTCAGCCCACCCGAGCGGGAGGAACTGCTGCTCGACCTCGTCCGGGTGCAGACCGCCGCCGTCCTCGGGCGGTCCTCGGCGGCCGGCGTCCCCGCCGACCGGCCCTTCAAGGACCTGGGCTGCGACTCGCTCACCCTCGTCGAACTGCGCAACAGGCTCCAGACCGGCTCCGGTCTGCGCCTGCCCGCCACCTTCCTCTTCAACTACCCGACACCGCTCGCGGTCGTGGCCCAGCTGCACTCCGAACTGGCCCCGGACGACGAGGACTCCGACGACACCACCGACTCCACCGACGCGACCGGCGGCAAGGCCGTACCCGGGCTGATCGAACTCGGCCGGCTGGAAGCGACGCTCGCCGAACTGCCGGACGACACCCAGGACGACATCAGGGACGAGATCGTCCAGCGACTCCAGGCACTGGTCGCCCGCGTACCGGCCCAGCGGGCCCCGGCCCACGACATCGACCTGACCGAACGGGTCCAGTCCGCGTCGGTCGACGAACTCCTCGCGTTCATCGACTCCGAACTCTGA
- a CDS encoding RNA polymerase sigma factor: MNQRFPWPDERLIKAAQDGDVSSLTTVVMESQPHVRKFAISLCASPQDAEDAAQEALIILYRKIGTLRASGALASWMFRIVRNECLRQVRLLVSRSDPASAEPEGCAEPSAEEAVLHRLEVERIAAAVSALPREQRQVLIMRDVQGLPGKTVARSLGLSTAAMKSRLHRARTALRHSLEVTDQAPDQASDSAIGPPVGGETQP; the protein is encoded by the coding sequence ATGAACCAACGCTTCCCCTGGCCGGACGAGCGGCTCATCAAGGCCGCTCAGGACGGCGACGTCAGCTCGCTCACCACCGTCGTCATGGAATCGCAGCCTCATGTGCGCAAGTTCGCCATATCACTGTGCGCCTCGCCGCAGGACGCCGAGGACGCGGCGCAGGAGGCGCTGATCATCCTCTACCGGAAGATCGGCACCCTCCGGGCCAGTGGCGCGCTCGCCTCATGGATGTTCCGCATCGTGCGCAACGAGTGCCTCAGACAGGTACGGCTGCTCGTGTCGCGGAGTGACCCGGCGTCGGCCGAACCGGAGGGGTGCGCCGAGCCGTCCGCCGAGGAGGCGGTGCTGCACCGGCTGGAGGTGGAGCGGATCGCGGCCGCGGTCAGCGCCCTTCCCCGTGAGCAGCGGCAGGTCCTGATCATGCGGGACGTACAGGGCCTGCCCGGTAAGACCGTCGCCCGTTCGCTCGGTCTGAGCACCGCCGCGATGAAGTCGCGGCTGCACAGGGCTCGAACAGCACTGCGTCACTCGCTGGAAGTGACCGACCAAGCACCCGATCAGGCATCAGATTCAGCCATCGGACCACCAGTCGGAGGAGAAACGCAACCGTGA